A genomic region of Alnus glutinosa chromosome 11, dhAlnGlut1.1, whole genome shotgun sequence contains the following coding sequences:
- the LOC133881447 gene encoding beta-galactosidase 11-like, translated as MAVSSRVLLLITILSLLVSAAVGHDGNNSQGVTYDGRSLIINGKRELLFSGSIHYPRSTPEMWPDLISKAKHGGLNNIQTYVFWNIHEPVQGQHNFHGNRDLVKFIKLVGEQGLYVTLRVGPFIQAEWNHGGLPFWLREIPGIVFRTDNAPFKYQMKKYVKMIVNKMKEEKLFASQGGPIILAQIENEYNHIQLAYRDMGSRYVQWAANMAVGLKTGVPWIMCKQKDAPDPVINTCNGRHCGDTFTGPNKPFKPSLWTENWTAQYRVFGDPPSQRAAEDLAFSVARFFSKNGTLVNYYMYHGGTNFGRTSAVFTTTRYYDEAPLDEYGLQREPKWGHLKDLHKALNLCKKPLLWGVPSVERLGKDTEARFYENPGTKICAAFLANNNSRVAATASFRGVDYYLPPRSISILPDCKTVVFNTQTIVSQHNARNLKRSKVAKNLTWKMSPELIPTVEQLPVDSREPKELYNLLKDTTDYAWYTTSIELDPHDFPMRPDILPVLRIASLGHALQAFVNGEYVGSAHGSHDEKSFVFEHAVNFKPGVNHISLLAMTVGLPDSGAYMEHRFAGPRAVTVLGLNTGTLDLTINGWGHQVGLTGEKLKVFTQSGSHRVDWKKAKGQGPALTWYKTYFDAPEGNDPVAIRMRGMGKGMIWVNGKSIGRHWMSFLSPLGKPSQSEYHIPRSFIKPTENLIVVLEEEKGNPNEMDILLVSRDTICSFITEYHPPNVRSWQRKDSKIRPVLDVVKPAAHLKCPNHKEIVAVEFASFGDPYGICGNYFVGNCTAPVAKKVVEQHCLGKISCSIPMERELFVKNNDACPDIKKTLAIQVKCGRKKH; from the exons ATGGCGGTGTCAAGCCGCGTGCTTTTGCTGATCACCATTCTTTCTCTTCTTGTCTCCGCCGCAGTTGGCCATGACGGGAATAACTCTCAAGGCGTGACCTACGATGGGAGGTCTTTGATCATCAATGGAAAAAGAGAGCTTCTATTTTCGGGTTCCATCCATTACCCTCGTAGTACCCCGGAG ATGTGGCCAGACCTTATCTCAAAGGCTAAACATGGAGGTTTGAATAACATTCAAACCTATGTGTTTTGGAACATTCATGAGCCTGTGCAAGGGCAG CACAACTTTCATGGAAATCGTGATTTGGTGAAGTTCATCAAGCTGGTCGGGGAGCAAGGACTGTATGTGACCCTCAGGGTTGGACCATTCATTCAAGCTGAATGGAACCATGG AGGGCTTCCATTTTGGCTAAGAGAGATCCCTGGCATTGTATTCCGTACCGATAACGCGCCATTCAAA TACCAGATGAAAAAATATGTGAAGATGATTGTAAACAAGATGAAAGAGGAGAAACTATTTGCTTCACAAGGAGGCCCCATCATCTTAGCGCAG ATTGAAAATGAATACAACCATATCCAACTTGCGTATAGAGATATGGGAAGCAGATATGTTCAGTGGGCAGCAAACATGGCAGTCGGGTTGAAAACTGGAGTTCCATGGATCATGTGCAAGCAGAAGGATGCTCCTGATCCTGTG ATCAATACTTGCAATGGAAGGCACTGTGGCGATACTTTCACAGGGCCAAACAAGCCCTTCAAGCCTTCTTTATGGACTGAAAACTGGACTGCTCA GTACAGAGTATTTGGAGACCCTCCATCTCAAAGAGCAGCAGAAGATCTTGCATTCTCAGTTGCCCGATTCTTCTCAAAGAATGGAACTCTGGTCAACTACTATATG TACCATGGTGGGACAAACTTTGGTAGAACAAGTGCTGTCTTCACAACAACTCGCTACTATGACGAAGCCCCTCTTGACGAATATG GTTTGCAGAGGGAACCTAAATGGGGTCACCTTAAGGACTTGCACAAGGCTCTAAATCTATGCAAGAAGCCTCTGCTTTGGGGTGTTCCTAGTGTCGAAAGGTTGGGGAAGGATACAGAG GCTCGGTTCTATGAGAATCCTGGAACAAAAATCTGTGCTGCATTTTTGGCCAACAACAACTCCAGAGTGGCAGCAACTGCTAGTTTCAGGGGTGTGGACTATTACCTGCCACCGCGTTCCATTAGCATTCTCCCTGATTGCAAGACTGTGGTCTTCAATACTCAAACA ATTGTATCTCAACATAATGCAAGAAACCTCAAGAGATCAAAGGTTGCAAAGAACCTTACATGGAAGATGTCCCCAGAACTAATCCCAACTGTCGAGCAATTGCCAGTTGATTCCAGGGAACCAAAGGAGCTCTATAACCTGCTCAAGGATACCACGGACTATGCATGGTACACCACCAG CATAGAATTGGACCCCCATGACTTCCCAATGCGGCCTGATATTCTCCCAGTACTACGCATTGCAAGTCTTGGACATGCCTTGCAGGCATTTGTGAATGGAGAATATGTTG GATCGGCACATGGGAGCCATGACGAGAAGAGCTTTGTCTTTGAGCATGCCGTGAACTTCAAGCCTGGTGTTAATCATATATCATTGCTTGCCATGACAGTGGGACTCCCA GATAGCGGAGCTTACATGGAGCACAGGTTTGCTGGTCCTCGTGCAGTAACCGTCCTAGGTTTGAACACTGGAACTCTCGATCTGACAATCAATGGTTGGGGGCATCAG GTTGGCCTAACAGGAGAAAAGCTTAAGGTGTTCACTCAATCAGGATCACATAGGGTAGACTGGAAGAAAGCCAAGGGACAAGGACCTGCTCTTACATGGTACAAG ACATATTTTGATGCTCCTGAAGGGAATGACCCAGTTGCTATCAGGATGAGAGGTATGGGCAAGGGAATGATTTGGGTGAATGGTAAAAGCATTGGCCGTCACTGGATGTCCTTCCTCTCTCCTCTTGGGAAGCCTTCTCAATCAGA GTACCATATCCCAAGATCCTTCATAAAGCCAACAGAAAATCTCATTGTTGTATTGGAGGAGGAGAAAGGGAACCCTAATGAAATGGACATCCTTCTTGTCAGTAGAGACACCATCTGTAGCTTCATAACAGAGTATCATCCACCCAATGTGAGATCATGGCAAAGGAAGGACAGCAAAATCAGACCTGTGTTGGATGTTGTGAAGCCAGCAGCTCATCTCAAATGTCCAAACCACAAGGAAATCGTTGCTGTGGAGTTTGCTAGCTTTGGTGATCCCTATGGCATATGTGGAAACTACTTTGTGGGAAACTGCACTGCTCCCGTTGCCAAGAAGGTTGTTGAACAG CATTGCTTGGGAAAAATTAGCTGTTCAATTCCAATGGAGAGAGAGCTTTTCGTTAAGAACAATGATGCTTGTCCGGATATCAAAAAGACACTTGCTATACAAGTGAAGTGCGGCCGCAAGAAGCATTAA
- the LOC133882453 gene encoding uncharacterized protein LOC133882453 has translation MSNHQDDLDLLLSLQERVLETPPGSPSPHSPGYLSDEGSPRRAGQADMSVFRNAVQDCLDYEPKPVQKPGRLKGSKASNDAEVDKFSGLRIRKQLVSPAELTERFSDIRFVRLSTIKNLLVGDTLSGSWATVGVLTEKGAPKTSSTGKNYCIWKVGCLDENTVSLFLFGDAYQKNSKEQAGTVFALFNCTVRKDAMGTGFSLSVYSSSQILKIGTSADYGVCKGKRKDGMLCTLVINKRSGIYCKYHKSRASEKYITTRTELKGGNLRTAFRDSLNSEGIYMVDPLADRTNFKKPMQPLKLLSVEGLKKALSNAGKVTTNAHSQGIRFLTEITGKMGSKSTNKESIMPKQPVNISEKRKSSTMKAESSVMRNQQLDAKRNKTEQQGQGVVDKTKQNTGKLIELDFVSSDEEL, from the exons ATGTCGAACCACCAAGACGACCTGGACCTCCTTCTCTCCCTCCAAGAGAGAGTTTTGGAAACCCCTCCTGGTTCTCCTTCACCCCATTCACCAG ggtatctttcggatgagggATCGCCGAGGCGAGCTGGGCAGGCGGACATGTCCGTCTTCAGAAATGCTGTGCAAGACTGCCTTGATTACGAGCCCAAGCCGGTTCAGAAACCTGGAAGATTGAAGGGGTCCAAGGCCTCTAATGATGCTGAGGTTGATAAATTCTCGGGCTTGCGAATAAG GAAACAATTGGTCAGCCCAGCAGAGCTCACCGAGCGGTTTTCAGACATTCGATTTGTTCGGTTATCAACGATAAA GAATTTGTTGGTAGGGGACACTCTATCGGGCTCTTGGGCAACTGTTGGAGTGTTGACTGAGAAGGGGGCTCCAAAGACCAGTTCTACGGGGAAGAACTATTGTATATGGAAGGTTGGATGTCTGGATGAAAATACTGTTTCCCTTTTCTTGTTTGGTGATGCTTATCAGAAGAACTCGAAAGAGCAGGCTGGAACAGTCTTTGCATTGTTCAATTGTACTGTACGCAAGGATGCAATG GGTACGGGTTTTTCTTTGAGTGTGTATTCTTCTAgtcaaattttaaagattgGCACTTCAGCCGATTATGGAGTTTGCAAGGGAAAAAGGAAGGATGGGATGCTGTGCACACTAGTCATAAATAA ACGCAGTGGGATATATTGTAAATATCATAAATCG AGAGCATCAGAGAAATATATCACAACGCGAACTGAGCTCAAGGGAGG GAATCTAAGAACTGCATTTAGGGATTCTCTCAACTCCGAAGGGATTTACATGGTTGATCCTTTAGCTGACAGGACAAACTTCAAAAAGCCCATGCAGCCATTAAAATTACTGTCTGTAGAAGGACTTAAAAAGGCATTGAG TAATGCAGGTAAAGTGACTACAAATGCACACTCACAAGGGATAAGGTTTCTTACTGAAATTACAG GGAAAATGGGTTCAAAAAGCACAAATAAAGAATCGATAATGCCAAAGCAACCCGTAAACATCTCAGAGAAAAG GAAATCATCTACCATGAAAGCAGAATCATCTGTAATGAGAAATCAGCAACTGGACGCGAAAAGAAATAAAACCGAGCAGCAGGGGCAAGGAGTGGTAGACAAAACCAAGCAGAATACGGGAAAGTTGATTGAGTTAGATTTTGTCAGTTCAGATGAAGAATTGTGA